From the Excalfactoria chinensis isolate bCotChi1 chromosome 1, bCotChi1.hap2, whole genome shotgun sequence genome, one window contains:
- the LRRN3 gene encoding leucine-rich repeat neuronal protein 3, whose translation MKDMQLKINFLLGLVITAVVQAVEKKADCPELCICEIRPWFTPRSVYMEVPTVDCNDLGLFNFPARLPADTQVLLLQTNNIGKIEHPVDFPVNLTGLDLSQNNLSSVASINLTKIPQLLSVYLEENKLTELPEECLSGLHNLQELYINHNMLSMIAPGAFIGLSNLLRLHLNSNGLQMINSKWFEAIPNLEILLIGENPIIRIEDMNFKPLINLRSLVLASINLTEIPDNALAGLENLESISFYDNRFVKVPHIALQKVTNLKFLDLNKNPINRIRRGDFSNMLHLKELGINNMPELISIDSLAVDNLPDLRKIEATNNPRLSYIHPNAFYRLPKLESLMLNSNALSALYRSTVESLPNLKEVSIHSNPIRCDCVIRWINMNKTNIRFMEPESLFCVDPPEFQGQNVRQIHFREMMEICLPLIAPESFPSTLDLKTGSHISLHCRATAEPEPEIYWITPSGHKLLPNTISDKYYIHSEGTLDISDVTQKESGLYTCIATNLVGADLKSIMIKVDGSLPQDSNGPLNIKIKDVRSNSVLVSWKTSSKILKSSVRWTAFLKAENSQAAQSARVPSDIKVYNLTHLNPSTEYKICIDIPTIYPQNKKQCVNVTTKGLDMAVKGYENNSVIGFLACLGTLLGIVSMVYLYSCISRDLNYDVRHSYLKNYLKKQSFSLNELYPPLISLWDMGKEKSTAMEVKSTLIGVPTNMS comes from the coding sequence ATGAAGGACATGCAActcaaaattaattttctccttGGCCTAGTTATCACTGCAGTGGTACAGGctgtagaaaaaaaagcagactgCCCAGAGTTGTGTATATGTGAGATCAGACCTTGGTTCACTCCCCGGTCTGTATATATGGAGGTTCCGACAGTGGACTGTAATGATCTAGGCCTTTTTAATTTTCCAGCCAGACTGCCTGCTGACACACAAGTTTTACTTCTACAGACTAACAATATTGGAAAAATTGAACACCCAGTAGACTTCCCAGTGAATTTAACTGGTCTAGACTTATCTCAGAACAATTTATCCTCGGTGGCCAGTATTAATCTTACAAAAATACCACAGTTGCTTTCTGTGtacctggaagaaaacaaacttacTGAACTCCCTGAAGAATGTCTCTCTGGACTCCACAACTTACAAGAGCTTTACATTAATCATAACATGCTTTCTATGATTGCACCGGGAGCTTTCATAGGCCTCAGTAATCTTCTCAGACTTCATCTCAATTCAAATGGTCTGCAAATGATCAACAGTAAGTGGTTCGAAGCTATTCCTAATCTGGAGATTCTCCTGATTGGAGAAAATCCAATAATCAGAATCGAAGATATGAATTTTAAGCCTCTTATCAATCTGCGCAGCCTAGTTTTAGCCAGCATAAATCTCACTGAAATACCAGATAATGCTTTGGCTGGCCTTGAAAATTTAGAAAGCATTTCCTTCTATGATAATAGATTTGTTAAAGTGCCCCATATTGCTCTTCAGAAGGTTACAAATCTCAAATTTCTGGATCTAAATAAAAATCCTATTAACAGAATACGAAGGGGAGATTTTAGCAATATGCTACACCTGAAGGAGTTAGGAATTAATAATATGCCTGAACTGATTTCCATAGATAGCCTTGCTGTTGATAATTTACcagatttaagaaaaatagaagctACCAACAATCCAAGATTATCATACATTCATCCAAATGCTTTCTACAGACTTCCCAAGCTGGAATCTCTCATGCTCAACAGCAATGCACTGAGTGCCCTGTACCGCAGTACAGTAGAATCATTGCCTAACCTGAAGGAAGTCAGTATACACAGCAATCCCATTAGATGTGATTGTGTCATCCGCTGGATTAacatgaacaaaacaaacatccGCTTCATGGAACCAGAGTCTCTGTTTTGTGTAGACCCTCCTGAATTCCAGGGCCAGAATGTGAGACAGATACACTTCCGGGAAATGATGGAAATCTGTCTCCCTCTGATAGCTCCCGAAAGTTTTCCATCTACTTTGGATTTAAAAACTGGCAGCCATATTTCCTTACACTGCAGAGCAACAGCAGAGCCAGAACCTGAAATCTACTGGATAACGCCATCAGGACATAAACTTTTGCCTAATACTATTTCTGATAAATACTACATCCATTCTGAAGGAACGTTAGACATAAGTGAcgtaacacagaaagaaagtggCTTATACACATGCATAGCAACGAATTTAGTTGGGGCAGATCTAAAGTCAATCATGATTAAAGTGGATGGCTCTCTCCCTCAGGACAGCAATGGACCTTTAAATATCAAAATCAAAGATGTAAGATCTAATTCTGTCTTGGTTTCATGGAAAACAAGTTCTAAAATTCTCAAGTCCAGTGTTAGATGGactgcttttctgaaagctgaaaactCTCAGGCTGCACAGAGTGCTCGAGTACCATCTGATATAAAGGTATATAACCTCACACATCTAAATCCATCAACTGAATACAAAATCTGTATAGATATTCCCACTATTTACCCACAGAATAAGAAACAATGTGTCAACGTAACTACTAAAGGACTAGATATGGCAGTGAAAGGCTATGAAAACAACAGCGTAATAGGATTTCTTGCCTGCCTTGGTACTCTTCTGGGAATCGTCTCTATGGTGTATCTCTACAGCTGCATCTCACGAGACCTGAACTATGATGTTCGACACAGCTATCTAAAGAATTACCTGAAGAAACAATCCTTTTCACTCAATGAGCTTTATCCTCCTCTAATCAGTCTTTGGGACATgggcaaagaaaaaagcacagcaatggaAGTTAAATCAACTCTAATAGGCGTACCAACTAATATGTCATAA